A stretch of Eleutherodactylus coqui strain aEleCoq1 chromosome 2, aEleCoq1.hap1, whole genome shotgun sequence DNA encodes these proteins:
- the PCYOX1 gene encoding prenylcysteine oxidase 1 produces the protein MQRAAAVTLVLTSVLLCSLRAAALQDLRHPPNRIAVVGAGIGGTSAAYFLRQKFGKHVQIDIFEKGEVGGRLSTVEIEGNQYEAGGSVIHPLNLHMKTFVKDLGLNPLSLNDNLVGIYNGDEFVFQESEWFLINVIKMLWHYGLNFLRMHMWVEDILDKFMRIYRYQTFDYSFSSTGSLLHAMGGNDFTTKINVTIDEAMQTAGFSERFINDIVVAAMRVNYGQGVKVNGFVGAVSLAGTSSGLWAVEGGNKAVCSGLLYASKAQMISGTVTSVQEKVRPTKSGETVRLYEINYETDKGPALDMYDIVIFATPLSRETGNVKFIGFDPPINTYTRPYYQMVATFVHGRLNPSFFGCPKPCQLSVSEILTTDEPKLFFHSIGPLSPVKPVTESGTSKASDMRVWKVFSPEPLKDEELRLLFESYDTVVVKKWLAYPIYVTPEKLPPIILHRAIYYLNSIEWAASAMEMSAISAKNIALLSYHRWFGKDGQIDQEDLVERLKSEL, from the exons CTGTTGTGGGAGCCGGGATTGGAGGAACATCCGCAGCTTATTTCCTGCGTCAGAAGTTTGGGAAACATGTCCAGATTGATATATTTGAAAAAGGAGAAGTAGGAGGCCGTCTGTCCACTGTAGAGATCGAAGGGAACCAGTATGAAGCTGGGGGGTCAGTTATACACCCTCTCAATCTGCACATGAAAACATTTGTGAAGGACTTGG GtctgaatcctctctcactgaaTGACAATCTGGTTGGAATCTACAATGGGGATGAGTTTGTTTTCCAAGAGAGTGAATGGTTTTTGATAAATGTCATCAAAATGCTCTGGCACTACGGTCTCAACTTTCTGCGGATGCACATGTGGGTGGAAGACATCTTGGATAAGTTCATGAG GATTTACCGCTATCAGACCTTCGACTACTCGTTCTCCAGCACGGGGTCTCTGCTTCATGCTATGGGTGGAAATGACTTCACTACAAAGATAAATGTCACCATAGATGAAGCTATGCAGACAGCTGGCTTCTCTGAGAGGTTCATCAATGACATCGTGGTCGCAGCTATGAGAGTCAACTACGGACAAGGAGTGAAAGTCAACGGCTTTGTCG GGGCAGTGTCTCTAGCTGGTACTTCTTCAGGACTTTGGGCAGTAGAAGGAGGTAACAAAGCAGTTTGTTCTGGGCTTCTCTACGCTTCCAAGGCCCAGATGATTTCGGGCACTGTTACTTCTGTTCAAGAGAAGGTTCGCCCTACAAAGTCAG gagAGACCGTGAGACTGTATGAAATAAATTACGAGACGGACAAGGGGCCCGCACTAGACATGTATGATATCGTAATCTTTGCAACTCCACTTAGTAGGGAAACTGGCAACGTTAAATTCATCGGCTTTGACCCACCAATAAACACTTACACAAGACCATATTATCAGATGGTGGCCACCTTTGTCCATGGACGGCTCAACCCTTCCTTCTTTGGCTGCCCAAAGCCTTGCCAGTTGTCTGTATCCGAGATCTTAACCACTGATGAACCCAAACTGTTCTTCCATAGTATCGGCCCCCTGTCTCCAGTCAAACCAGTGACTGAATCTGGAACTTCCAAAGCTTCTGATATGAGAGTCTGGAAGGTCTTTTCTCCAGAACCCCTCAAAGATGAAGAACTACGTCTGTTGTTTGAGTCTTACGATACAGTAGTTGTCAAGAAATGGTTGGCTTATCCCATCTATGTGACTCCAGAGAAACTACCGCCTATAATACTGCACCGTGCCATTTATTATTTGAACAGTATAGAGTGGGCAGCCAGCGCCATGGAGATGAGTGCCATCTCTGCAAAGAATATCGCCCTTTTGTCTTACCATCGCTGGTTTGGAAAAGATGGACAGATCGACCAGGAAGATTTAGTGGAACGTCTCAAGTCTGAGTTATAA